A genome region from Micromonospora peucetia includes the following:
- a CDS encoding catalase, translated as MSDPQASKPILTTRQGHPVHNNQQQRTVGSRGPATMENYHFLEKISHFDRERIPERVVHARGFVAHGEFEAYGTIGDQPASRYTRAKLFQSKGRKTPVTIRFSTVIGGRDSSEAARDPRGFAVKFRTEDGNWDMVGNNLQVFFIRDAIKFPDVIHSLKPDPVTFRQEPNRIFDFMSNTPESMHMLTWLFSPYGIPKNYRTMRGSGVNTYRLVNAEGEGVLVKFHWMTQQGEHNLTQAEADAIQATDLGHASKDLYEAIERGDHPKWELNVQVMSDDEHPELDFDPLDDTKIWPEEDFPYLPVGMMTLNRNITDHHDENEQIAFGTGVLVDGIDFSDDKMLVGRTFSYSDTQRYRVGPNYLQLPVNRPREDVRVSTNQGGGQMSYGVDNRGGNPHINFEPSSVAGLQEADESYREYRPFVSGQVMKAPIERQNNYAQAGRRFREMADWERDDLILNLTTLLAQCDKHIQEKMVWHFSQCDEDYGRRVAEGLGISVNA; from the coding sequence ATGAGCGACCCGCAGGCCAGCAAGCCGATCCTCACCACCCGTCAGGGTCACCCCGTGCACAACAACCAGCAGCAGCGGACGGTCGGCTCGCGCGGCCCGGCGACGATGGAGAACTACCACTTCCTGGAGAAGATCAGCCACTTCGACCGGGAGCGGATCCCGGAGCGGGTGGTGCACGCCCGCGGCTTCGTCGCGCACGGCGAGTTCGAGGCGTACGGGACGATCGGCGACCAGCCGGCGTCGAGGTACACCCGCGCCAAGCTGTTCCAGAGCAAGGGCAGGAAGACCCCGGTCACCATCCGCTTCTCCACCGTGATCGGCGGCCGGGACTCCTCCGAGGCGGCCCGCGACCCGCGTGGCTTCGCGGTGAAGTTCCGCACCGAGGACGGCAACTGGGACATGGTGGGCAACAACCTCCAGGTCTTCTTCATCCGCGACGCGATCAAGTTCCCCGACGTGATCCACTCGCTGAAGCCGGACCCGGTCACCTTCCGCCAGGAGCCGAACCGGATCTTCGACTTCATGTCGAACACGCCCGAGTCGATGCACATGCTGACCTGGCTCTTCTCCCCGTACGGCATCCCGAAGAACTACCGGACGATGCGCGGCTCCGGGGTGAACACCTATCGCCTCGTCAACGCCGAGGGCGAGGGCGTGCTGGTCAAGTTCCACTGGATGACCCAGCAGGGTGAGCACAACCTGACCCAGGCCGAGGCGGACGCCATCCAGGCCACCGACCTGGGCCACGCCTCGAAGGACCTCTACGAGGCGATCGAGCGCGGCGACCACCCGAAGTGGGAGCTCAACGTCCAGGTGATGAGCGACGACGAGCACCCGGAGCTGGACTTCGACCCGCTCGACGACACCAAGATCTGGCCGGAGGAGGACTTCCCCTACCTGCCGGTCGGCATGATGACGCTCAACCGCAACATCACCGACCACCACGACGAGAACGAGCAGATCGCCTTCGGCACCGGCGTGCTGGTCGACGGCATCGACTTCTCCGACGACAAGATGCTGGTCGGCCGGACGTTCTCCTACTCGGACACCCAGCGCTACCGGGTCGGCCCGAACTACCTCCAGCTGCCGGTGAACCGGCCGCGCGAGGACGTGCGGGTCAGCACCAACCAGGGTGGCGGCCAGATGTCGTACGGGGTGGACAACCGGGGCGGCAACCCGCACATCAACTTCGAGCCGTCCTCGGTCGCCGGCCTTCAGGAGGCCGACGAGTCCTACCGGGAGTACCGCCCGTTCGTCTCGGGCCAGGTCATGAAGGCGCCGATCGAGCGGCAGAACAACTACGCCCAGGCCGGCCGGCGCTTCCGCGAGATGGCCGACTGGGAGCGGGACGACCTGATCCTCAACCTCACCACCCTGCTGGCGCAGTGCGACAAGCACATCCAGGAGAAGATGGTCTGGCACTTCAGCCAGTGCGACGAGGACTACGGCCGTCGGGTCGCCGAGGGTCTCGGCATCTCCGTCAACGCCTGA
- a CDS encoding sugar transferase: MTSATLLTPARTSSRPDETRPGPARTRERAYVRSLVVLDTTVLTVAVLVGYVARFGDDAPGGSKIPYILVAPGLVLAWLVSLRVLRCYDDRVLGYGADEYRRVSTASLRLAGGIAIAGYIADVGVSRGFLGISFAVGMLGLEVARFAARKRLHRARSEGTGWSRKVLVVGDTAHVLELVHTLRREPYAGYQVVGACIPDALLAPVAQRLGDVPVVGSFRGIPEAATAIGADTVAVTASGELTATRLRRLGWQLEGTGIDLVVAPALTDVAGPRIHTRPVAGLPLIHVEAPEFRGARKLVKGFVDRAASSVALTLLLPLLAVIALAIKIDSRGPVLFRQTRVGQGGREFGVYKFRTMVVNADALLAELAARNETDGLMFKMRHDPRVTRVGRLLRKWSLDELPQLVNVLLGDMSLVGPRPPLPSEVARYDGDVARRLLVKPGMTGLWQVSGRSDLSWEDGIRLDLYYVENWSLAADLTILWKTFGAVVNSRGAY, from the coding sequence GTGACCTCAGCGACGCTGTTGACGCCCGCCAGAACGTCGTCGAGACCGGACGAGACACGGCCGGGGCCGGCCCGCACCCGAGAGCGTGCCTACGTCCGCTCACTGGTGGTGCTGGACACCACCGTCCTGACCGTCGCGGTGCTCGTCGGGTACGTCGCCCGGTTCGGCGACGACGCCCCCGGCGGCTCGAAGATCCCGTACATTCTGGTCGCCCCGGGGCTGGTCCTCGCCTGGCTGGTCTCGCTGCGGGTGCTGCGCTGCTACGACGACCGCGTCCTCGGCTACGGCGCCGACGAGTACCGGCGGGTCAGCACCGCCAGCCTGCGCCTCGCCGGCGGCATCGCGATCGCCGGCTACATCGCCGACGTCGGCGTCTCCCGGGGATTCCTCGGCATCTCGTTCGCCGTCGGCATGCTCGGCCTGGAGGTGGCCCGGTTCGCCGCCCGCAAGCGGCTGCACCGGGCGCGGTCCGAGGGCACCGGCTGGTCGCGCAAGGTGCTGGTGGTCGGCGACACCGCGCACGTGCTGGAGCTGGTGCACACCCTGCGCCGCGAGCCGTACGCGGGCTACCAGGTGGTCGGCGCCTGCATCCCGGACGCGCTGCTCGCCCCGGTCGCGCAGCGGCTGGGCGACGTGCCGGTGGTCGGCTCGTTCCGGGGCATCCCCGAGGCGGCCACCGCCATCGGCGCGGACACCGTCGCGGTGACCGCCTCCGGCGAGTTGACCGCCACCCGGCTACGCCGCCTGGGCTGGCAGTTGGAGGGCACCGGCATCGACCTGGTGGTGGCCCCGGCGCTGACCGACGTCGCCGGCCCGCGCATCCACACCCGGCCGGTCGCCGGCCTGCCACTGATCCACGTCGAGGCACCGGAGTTCCGCGGGGCCCGCAAGCTGGTCAAGGGCTTCGTCGACCGGGCCGCCTCCTCGGTGGCCCTGACGCTGCTACTGCCGCTGCTGGCCGTCATCGCGCTCGCCATCAAGATCGACAGCAGGGGGCCGGTGCTGTTCCGGCAGACCCGGGTAGGGCAGGGCGGGCGGGAGTTCGGCGTCTACAAGTTCCGCACCATGGTCGTCAACGCCGACGCCCTGCTGGCCGAGCTGGCCGCCCGCAACGAGACCGACGGCCTGATGTTCAAGATGCGCCACGACCCACGCGTGACCCGGGTCGGGCGGCTGCTGCGCAAGTGGTCGCTGGACGAGCTGCCGCAGCTGGTCAACGTCCTGCTCGGGGACATGAGCCTGGTCGGTCCCCGTCCGCCGCTGCCCTCCGAGGTGGCCCGCTACGACGGGGACGTGGCCCGCCGGCTGTTGGTCAAGCCCGGCATGACCGGGCTCTGGCAGGTCAGCGGCCGGTCCGACCTGAGCTGGGAGGACGGCATCCGGCTCGACCTCTACTACGTGGAGAACTGGTCGCTCGCGGCCGACCTGACGATCCTCTGGAAGACCTTCGGCGCGGTGGTCAACAGCCGCGGGGCGTACTGA
- a CDS encoding roadblock/LC7 domain-containing protein: MHPTRQSADLDWLLDELVERVPPARQAVVLSADGLLIGSSAGMDRADAEHLSALASGFSSLARGTSRQVDGGAVRQTVVEMESAYLFVTAAGQGACLAVVSDADADIGLVAYEMAMLVTRVGENLSAPARSTARAADAG, encoded by the coding sequence ATGCATCCGACGAGGCAGAGCGCCGATCTCGACTGGTTGCTCGACGAACTGGTGGAACGGGTGCCGCCCGCCCGCCAGGCGGTGGTGCTCTCGGCCGACGGGCTGCTGATCGGTTCCTCCGCCGGCATGGACCGTGCCGACGCCGAGCACCTGTCCGCGCTGGCGTCCGGCTTCTCCAGCCTGGCCCGGGGCACGAGTCGGCAGGTGGACGGCGGGGCGGTCCGGCAGACCGTGGTGGAGATGGAGTCCGCGTACCTCTTCGTCACCGCGGCCGGACAGGGCGCCTGCCTTGCCGTGGTCAGCGACGCGGACGCGGACATCGGCCTGGTGGCGTACGAGATGGCGATGCTGGTCACCCGGGTCGGGGAGAACCTGAGCGCCCCCGCCCGGTCGACGGCGAGGGCCGCCGATGCGGGCTGA
- a CDS encoding Fur family transcriptional regulator yields MPVRSDAERLRAAGLRVTQPRLAVLATVRDRPHLDADTITRLARARLGRISGQAVYDVLRALTGAGLLRRFAPAGGPARYEWGGDDHDHLVCRDCGAIVDTRRNRAPGPCLDPGASAFKVEFTEVTYWGRCPRCQSQHD; encoded by the coding sequence ATGCCGGTCCGGTCCGACGCCGAACGCCTACGGGCGGCGGGGCTGCGTGTCACGCAGCCCCGGCTCGCGGTGCTCGCGACGGTGCGCGACCGGCCGCACCTGGATGCCGACACGATCACCCGACTCGCCCGGGCCCGCCTCGGGCGGATCTCGGGCCAGGCGGTCTACGACGTCCTGCGCGCGCTCACCGGCGCGGGCCTGCTGCGCCGGTTCGCCCCGGCCGGCGGGCCGGCCCGGTACGAGTGGGGCGGGGACGACCACGACCACCTGGTCTGCCGGGACTGCGGCGCGATTGTCGACACCCGGCGCAACCGGGCCCCCGGGCCCTGCCTCGACCCCGGGGCCTCCGCCTTCAAGGTGGAGTTCACCGAGGTCACCTACTGGGGCCGGTGCCCCCGGTGTCAGTCGCAGCACGACTGA
- a CDS encoding lactonase family protein gives MTGQGEIVHIGGYTAHSGGRGTGIVAARRDPGSGELTPLGTVAVTPSPSFLTRHPRLPVLYAVNELPDGQVSAFAVDADGGLTSLGTRPTGGAEPCHLAVAGGGGHLVVANYGGGSVTVFPLDPDGVPGERSDLVEHEGHGPDPERQDRGHAHMVSPDPGRGPLLAVDLGTDSIYRYDLDGASGRLVPRAPRVRTTPGAGPRHLARHPDGRRCWVAGELDGSVTAYELTGDGALHQRGRVEASDRTGHVQPSEIAVGPDGRFLYVANRGVGTVAVFAVTGGLPELVAEVDTGGEWPRHFALAGEHLYVADERADMIRVFRVDATTGVPAPVGEPVAVSSPTCVLP, from the coding sequence GTGACAGGTCAGGGCGAGATCGTCCACATCGGCGGCTACACGGCACACAGCGGGGGCCGGGGCACCGGCATCGTCGCGGCGCGGCGGGACCCGGGCTCCGGTGAGCTGACCCCGCTCGGCACCGTCGCGGTCACCCCCTCGCCCTCCTTCCTCACCCGGCATCCACGGCTGCCAGTGCTGTACGCGGTGAACGAGCTGCCCGACGGACAGGTCAGCGCGTTCGCCGTCGACGCCGACGGCGGCCTCACCTCGCTCGGCACCCGGCCCACCGGCGGCGCGGAGCCCTGCCACCTGGCGGTCGCCGGGGGCGGCGGCCACCTCGTCGTCGCCAACTACGGCGGCGGCAGCGTGACGGTGTTCCCGCTCGACCCCGACGGGGTGCCCGGCGAGCGCAGCGACCTGGTGGAGCACGAGGGGCACGGGCCGGACCCGGAGCGCCAGGACCGCGGGCACGCCCACATGGTGAGTCCCGACCCGGGCCGGGGCCCGCTGCTCGCGGTCGACCTGGGCACCGACTCGATCTACCGCTACGACCTGGACGGCGCCTCCGGTCGGCTGGTGCCCCGGGCACCCCGGGTGCGGACGACCCCCGGCGCCGGTCCCCGGCACCTGGCCCGGCATCCCGACGGGCGGCGCTGCTGGGTGGCGGGGGAGCTGGACGGCTCGGTCACCGCCTACGAGCTGACCGGCGACGGTGCGTTGCACCAGCGGGGCCGCGTCGAGGCCAGCGACCGGACCGGGCACGTCCAGCCCTCGGAGATCGCGGTCGGCCCGGACGGGCGCTTCCTCTACGTCGCCAACCGGGGGGTGGGCACGGTCGCGGTCTTCGCCGTCACCGGCGGTCTGCCGGAGCTGGTCGCCGAGGTGGACACGGGCGGGGAGTGGCCGCGGCACTTCGCCCTGGCCGGGGAGCACCTCTACGTCGCCGACGAACGGGCCGACATGATCCGGGTCTTCCGGGTGGACGCGACCACCGGCGTCCCGGCTCCGGTCGGGGAGCCCGTGGCGGTGTCGAGTCCCACCTGTGTGCTGCCCTGA
- a CDS encoding substrate-binding domain-containing protein codes for MSAGRHRMRRSIHAATAAAAVGVLAVTAGGWFGYQQLAQPDCSGRVELSVAVAGELAPAIDAAAAEWVKGGAAVGGTCIAVNVSASDPVDVAATVAAKHGATLAGVGQASGTSVSPDVWVPDSSMWLLRLKTGGATAFEPGNGASVARSPVVVAMPEPIATRLGWPQKKFSWTELLQQVQSDKPLRTGIVEPTRDAAGLSGLLSLTAAASATGGPDAEKEKVAALRALATDRSALRPDLLARFPTASDPTTIASSLGAAALSEEDVIQYNSKKPPVPLAALYLEPAPAPLDYPYAVLPGIEPAKASAARVLYEVLTTDGFRDRLASHSLRAPNGDWGAGFDAPQGAPSPAGGVPAPPANGGGSAPAGLDPQSMDRAVSSWSIATQSGRMLAVIDVSGSMKEKVANAGNATRQQVTVEAARRGLNLFDDSWSIGLWTFSTELVGSRDHRELVAIGPLSRQRGRLEQALGSIRSSSGSTGLYDTVLAAYQQVQDNWEPGRVNSIVLFTDGKNEDRNGITQQKLLGELDKIKDPERPVQVVIIGIGGDVSKAELKSITDVTGGGAFVTEDPTKIGDIFLNAIALRKAPA; via the coding sequence GTGTCAGCAGGCCGCCATCGCATGCGTAGGAGTATTCACGCAGCCACCGCCGCCGCTGCCGTGGGCGTCCTCGCCGTCACGGCCGGCGGCTGGTTCGGCTACCAGCAGCTGGCACAACCAGACTGCTCGGGGCGGGTCGAGCTCTCCGTCGCGGTCGCCGGTGAACTCGCCCCGGCCATCGACGCCGCCGCGGCCGAGTGGGTGAAGGGCGGCGCCGCGGTGGGCGGCACCTGCATCGCGGTGAACGTCTCGGCGTCCGATCCGGTGGACGTGGCCGCCACGGTCGCCGCCAAACACGGCGCCACCCTGGCCGGCGTGGGGCAGGCCAGCGGCACATCGGTCAGCCCGGACGTCTGGGTGCCCGACTCCTCCATGTGGCTGCTGCGGCTCAAGACCGGCGGCGCCACCGCGTTCGAGCCGGGCAACGGGGCGTCCGTCGCGCGCAGCCCGGTGGTCGTGGCGATGCCGGAGCCGATCGCCACCCGGCTGGGCTGGCCGCAGAAGAAGTTCAGCTGGACCGAGCTCCTCCAGCAGGTGCAGAGCGACAAGCCGCTGCGCACCGGGATCGTCGAGCCGACCCGCGACGCCGCCGGCCTGTCCGGCCTGCTCTCGCTGACCGCCGCCGCCAGCGCCACCGGCGGCCCCGACGCCGAGAAGGAGAAGGTCGCCGCGCTGCGGGCGCTGGCCACCGACCGTTCGGCGCTGCGGCCGGACCTGCTCGCCAGGTTCCCCACCGCCTCGGATCCCACGACGATCGCGAGCAGCCTGGGTGCGGCGGCGCTCTCGGAAGAGGACGTGATCCAGTACAACAGCAAGAAGCCGCCGGTGCCGCTGGCCGCGCTCTACCTGGAGCCGGCGCCCGCACCGCTGGACTACCCGTACGCGGTGCTGCCCGGCATCGAGCCGGCCAAGGCGTCGGCGGCGCGGGTGCTCTACGAGGTGCTCACCACCGACGGCTTCCGCGACCGGCTGGCGAGTCACTCGCTGCGGGCCCCGAACGGTGACTGGGGCGCGGGCTTCGACGCGCCGCAGGGCGCGCCCAGCCCGGCCGGCGGCGTGCCGGCACCGCCGGCCAACGGCGGCGGTTCGGCTCCTGCCGGGCTCGACCCGCAGTCCATGGACCGTGCGGTGTCCAGCTGGTCGATCGCCACCCAGTCCGGTCGGATGCTCGCCGTCATCGACGTCTCCGGCTCGATGAAGGAGAAGGTGGCCAACGCCGGCAACGCGACCCGGCAGCAGGTCACCGTCGAGGCGGCCCGGCGCGGGCTGAACCTCTTCGACGACTCCTGGTCGATCGGGCTGTGGACGTTCTCCACCGAGTTGGTGGGCTCCCGCGACCACCGGGAACTGGTCGCCATCGGGCCGCTGTCCCGCCAGCGTGGCAGGCTGGAGCAGGCGCTGGGCTCGATCCGCTCCTCGAGCGGCAGCACCGGCCTCTACGACACCGTGTTGGCGGCGTACCAGCAGGTGCAGGACAACTGGGAGCCCGGCCGGGTCAACTCGATCGTGCTGTTCACTGACGGCAAGAACGAGGACAGGAACGGCATCACGCAGCAGAAACTGCTGGGCGAGCTTGACAAGATCAAGGACCCGGAGCGGCCGGTGCAGGTCGTGATCATCGGTATCGGCGGTGACGTGAGCAAGGCCGAGCTGAAGTCGATCACCGACGTCACCGGCGGCGGCGCCTTCGTCACCGAGGATCCGACCAAGATCGGCGACATCTTCCTGAATGCGATAGCACTGCGCAAGGCCCCGGCCTGA
- a CDS encoding DUF742 domain-containing protein — translation MRAESPGPQHEWLDDDAGPVVRPYTLTGGRVRSAADGFDLVAYVLAEPAADPTIHPELHPEHRRLVALAARPVPVAELAADLDLAVGVVRVLLGDLLARGLVAVHQPTPAAYLPDDDILKAVVSGLRAL, via the coding sequence ATGCGGGCTGAGTCGCCCGGACCACAGCACGAGTGGCTGGACGACGACGCCGGCCCGGTCGTGCGGCCCTACACCCTCACCGGCGGCCGGGTCCGGTCTGCCGCCGACGGGTTCGACCTGGTCGCGTACGTGCTGGCCGAGCCGGCCGCCGACCCGACGATCCATCCTGAGCTGCACCCCGAGCACCGGCGCCTGGTGGCGCTGGCCGCCCGGCCGGTCCCCGTCGCGGAGCTCGCGGCCGACCTCGACCTCGCGGTGGGCGTGGTCCGCGTCCTCCTCGGCGACCTGCTGGCGCGGGGGCTGGTCGCGGTGCACCAGCCGACGCCCGCCGCGTACCTGCCCGACGACGACATTCTCAAGGCGGTGGTCAGTGGACTCCGTGCGCTATGA
- a CDS encoding sensor histidine kinase, producing MNTRDWPIRSKLTALVVVPVTALLALWIFATTLTFGPALDLLAARTLLYDLGRPGETVVAELQRERRLSVVQLAGDGVAPGLAEQRQRTDRAVAELHRRVGGEELRDAADDFLDARLDQLVTALEALPVGRGFIDRRAVDRAGAVGLYSGMINSAFEAFSAMASLPDRDLNREVLAVTALGRSRELLGQTDALLAGAFIAGRFADGEHLQLVQTIGNQRFLAETAVADLPDAERAAFQRMTEGPAFGRLRTMQDALVGVGSSTRPAVDPTAWQESYQAVQQTMRDFELAQADLLADRSVPTAVRILVRLGAAGVLGLVAVVLSVLVSLRVGRSLAHRLTGVRTAALETAERRLPEVVARLRRGEQVDVAREAPPLEYGADEIGQVARAFTEVQRTAVQSAVDEVTLRRGLNEVFLNIARRSQGLVHRQLALLDRMERHTEDPDELAELFRVDHLATRLRRHAEDLVILAGAAPGRGWRNPVATVDLIRGAISEVESYDRVDITAVAPAGVLGRSVGDVIHLLAELIENATAFSRPQTRVEVSGQHVANGYVVEVTDRGLGMSDAALEETNRRLARSPDFEPTETARLGHFVVARLATRHGVRVRLRPSDGGGLTAVVLIPADLVTDEPSLPPTGGPPVTRPSPATSEDRRLARASRLGTLPRPARSAESAPVTSTSAPAPAPASAPASAPASAPASAPASASAGAPAPGGPAPVEAVGEIDGLPRRVRQRPPAVRPRQPGGQPPAGDASGRLAALDGPMWQPAIESPAPRSPEEARRIMSALQAGTARGRATATGTSPERAAAVADDRQGLPVDAPSPTPAERPADPEPMTATERDA from the coding sequence TTGAACACCCGCGACTGGCCGATCCGCTCCAAACTGACCGCATTGGTCGTCGTGCCGGTGACGGCGCTGCTGGCACTCTGGATCTTCGCCACCACACTCACCTTCGGGCCCGCCCTCGACCTGCTCGCCGCCCGGACCCTCCTCTACGACCTCGGCCGCCCCGGCGAGACCGTGGTGGCCGAGCTGCAACGGGAGCGCCGGCTCTCGGTGGTCCAGTTGGCCGGCGACGGCGTCGCTCCCGGGCTCGCCGAGCAGCGGCAGCGGACCGACCGGGCGGTCGCGGAGCTGCACCGCCGGGTCGGCGGGGAGGAGCTGCGCGACGCCGCCGACGACTTCCTCGACGCCCGGCTCGACCAACTGGTCACCGCGCTGGAGGCGCTGCCCGTCGGGCGGGGGTTCATCGACCGGCGGGCGGTGGACCGGGCCGGCGCGGTCGGCCTCTACAGCGGGATGATCAACTCGGCCTTCGAAGCGTTCTCCGCCATGGCCAGCCTGCCCGACCGGGACCTCAACCGGGAGGTGCTCGCCGTCACCGCGCTCGGCCGCTCCCGGGAGCTGCTCGGGCAGACCGACGCCCTGCTCGCCGGGGCGTTCATCGCCGGCCGGTTCGCCGACGGCGAGCACCTCCAGCTGGTGCAGACCATCGGCAACCAGCGGTTCCTCGCCGAGACGGCGGTCGCCGACCTGCCGGACGCCGAGCGCGCCGCGTTCCAACGGATGACCGAGGGGCCGGCCTTCGGACGGTTGCGGACGATGCAGGACGCGCTGGTCGGTGTCGGGTCGTCCACCCGGCCGGCGGTGGACCCGACGGCCTGGCAGGAGAGCTACCAGGCGGTGCAGCAGACGATGCGGGACTTCGAGCTGGCGCAGGCCGACCTGCTCGCCGACCGGTCGGTGCCGACGGCCGTGCGCATCCTGGTCCGGCTCGGCGCCGCCGGGGTGTTGGGTCTGGTCGCCGTCGTGCTCTCGGTTCTCGTGTCGCTGCGGGTCGGGCGTAGCCTCGCGCACCGGCTCACCGGCGTACGCACGGCCGCGCTGGAGACGGCTGAACGCCGGCTGCCGGAGGTGGTGGCCCGGCTGCGCCGGGGCGAGCAGGTGGACGTCGCCCGGGAGGCGCCCCCGCTGGAGTACGGCGCCGACGAGATCGGCCAGGTGGCGCGGGCGTTCACCGAGGTGCAGCGCACCGCGGTCCAGTCGGCCGTCGACGAGGTCACCCTGCGCCGGGGGCTCAACGAGGTGTTCCTCAACATCGCCCGGCGCAGCCAGGGGCTGGTGCACCGGCAGCTCGCGCTGCTCGACCGGATGGAGCGGCACACCGAGGACCCGGACGAGTTGGCCGAGTTGTTCCGCGTCGACCACCTCGCCACCCGGCTGCGGCGGCACGCCGAGGACCTGGTCATCCTGGCCGGCGCGGCCCCCGGGCGGGGCTGGCGCAACCCGGTCGCGACGGTCGACCTCATCCGGGGCGCGATCTCCGAGGTCGAGTCGTACGACCGGGTCGACATCACCGCCGTGGCACCCGCCGGCGTGCTGGGGCGGTCCGTCGGCGACGTGATCCACCTGCTCGCCGAGCTGATCGAGAACGCCACCGCGTTCTCCCGGCCGCAGACCCGGGTGGAGGTCTCCGGGCAGCACGTGGCGAACGGCTACGTGGTGGAGGTCACCGACCGGGGCCTGGGCATGTCCGACGCCGCGCTGGAGGAGACGAACCGGCGGCTGGCCCGCTCGCCCGACTTCGAGCCGACCGAGACCGCCCGCCTCGGGCACTTCGTGGTGGCCCGTCTCGCCACCCGGCACGGGGTCCGGGTGCGGCTGCGCCCGTCCGACGGCGGCGGCCTGACCGCCGTGGTGCTCATCCCCGCCGACCTGGTCACCGACGAGCCCTCCCTGCCGCCGACCGGCGGCCCGCCGGTGACGCGCCCGTCCCCGGCGACGTCGGAGGATCGGCGGCTCGCCCGGGCGAGCCGGCTGGGCACGCTGCCCCGCCCGGCCCGTTCCGCCGAGTCCGCCCCGGTGACCTCCACCTCTGCCCCGGCTCCCGCTCCCGCCTCTGCCCCGGCCTCTGCCCCGGCCTCTGCCCCGGCCTCTGCCCCGGCCTCTGCCTCTGCCGGCGCCCCGGCCCCGGGTGGTCCCGCCCCCGTCGAGGCGGTCGGCGAGATCGACGGGCTGCCCCGTCGGGTGCGCCAGCGGCCTCCGGCGGTCCGGCCCCGACAGCCCGGGGGGCAGCCGCCCGCCGGGGACGCCTCAGGGCGGCTCGCCGCGCTGGACGGCCCGATGTGGCAGCCGGCGATCGAAAGCCCGGCCCCGCGCAGCCCGGAGGAGGCCCGCCGGATCATGTCCGCTCTGCAGGCCGGCACCGCGCGTGGCCGGGCGACGGCCACCGGGACGTCCCCGGAGCGGGCCGCTGCCGTCGCCGACGACCGGCAGGGCCTGCCGGTCGACGCCCCGAGCCCGACGCCGGCCGAGCGGCCGGCGGACCCCGAACCCATGACCGCGACTGAGAGGGACGCCTGA
- a CDS encoding GTP-binding protein, translating to MDSVRYDRTGSGPRIPLALKILIAGGFGAGKTTLVSALSEVRPLQTEEVLTGAGIGTDDLSGVEEKSTTTVAMDFGRITINDDLQVYLFGTPGQDRFWFLWDELAFGALGAVVLADTRRLADCFPSIDYFEQRGVPFVVGVNCFDGGRRFSLETVREALDLDPDVPLVLCDARDRQSGKEVLIALVEHVARQRGEPVSAA from the coding sequence GTGGACTCCGTGCGCTATGACCGAACCGGATCCGGCCCCCGGATCCCGCTCGCGTTGAAGATCCTGATCGCCGGAGGGTTCGGCGCCGGCAAGACGACGCTGGTGAGCGCGCTCAGCGAGGTCCGGCCGTTGCAGACCGAGGAGGTGCTGACCGGCGCCGGCATCGGCACCGACGACCTCTCCGGCGTCGAGGAGAAGTCGACCACGACGGTGGCGATGGACTTCGGCCGGATCACGATCAACGACGACCTCCAGGTCTACCTGTTCGGCACCCCGGGCCAGGACCGGTTCTGGTTCCTCTGGGACGAGCTGGCGTTCGGGGCGCTCGGTGCGGTGGTGCTCGCCGACACCCGCCGGCTGGCCGACTGCTTCCCGTCGATCGACTACTTCGAGCAGCGGGGCGTTCCGTTCGTGGTGGGGGTGAACTGCTTCGACGGCGGCCGCCGGTTCAGCCTGGAGACCGTACGTGAGGCGCTGGACCTCGACCCCGACGTGCCGCTGGTGCTCTGCGACGCCCGGGACCGGCAGTCCGGCAAGGAGGTGCTGATCGCGCTGGTCGAGCACGTGGCCCGGCAGCGCGGCGAGCCGGTGTCGGCGGCCTGA